CGATCAGCAGCACGGCCGACGCGACCAGGCCGACCAGTCCGCCGACGACCAGGCCGATGGCCAGCGGACGCTCCTGCGGCTCACCGTCGACGGCGCGCTGGCTCATGGTGGAGGGATCTCCTCGTCGGACGGGGGCGGGACGCGTACATCCTGCGGCATGGGACAACCGTCGACCAAGCGGGACGCATCGGCTAGCATCGACGTACGGCGATGACACAGGCGTCCGGCGATGGAGGAGTGACATGGGATCGGGGCACGGCCACACCCACGCCGGCGCGCGCCACCGCTGGCGCCTCGCCGTGGCCTTCGGCCTGGTCGCTGCCTTCTTCGTGGTCGAGCTCGTCGCCGGCCTGCTGAGCGGCTCCCTCGCGCTGCTCTCCGACGCCGGCCACATGGCGGCGGACGTCGTGGCCCTGGGCGCTGCGCTGGTGGCGACGTCGATCGCCACCCGGCCCGACACCACCGGCCGGCGGACCTACGGCTCCTACCGGGCCGAGGTCCTCGCCTCCGGCTTCACCGTCCTGCTCATGCTGGGGGTCTCCGCCTACGTCGTGGTCGAGGCCGTACGCCGCGCCGGCACGGCCGTCGAGGTGTCGTCCGGGCCGATGCTGGTCGTCGGTGCCGTCGGGCTGCTGGTCAACCTCGTCTGCCTCGGGCTGCTCCGCGGGGGCGCGCAGGAGTCGATCAACGTCCGCGGCGCCTACCTGGAGGTCGTCGCCGACGCCGCCGGCAGCGTCGGCGTGCTGGCGGCCGGGATGCTGGTCGCCCTCACCGGGGCGAGCTGGTGGGACACGGCCGTCGCGGTCGCGATCGGCGCGTTCGTCGCCGTGCGCGCGCTGGTGCTCGGCCGCGAGGTGCTCGCCGTCCTGGGCCAGCACGCTCCGCACGACGTCGACCTCGCGGCGGTGGTGCGCGACCTGGAGCGCGTCCCCGGCGTCGCCGAGGTCCACGACCTCCACGCCTGGACGCTGACGTCGGGGATGAACGTCGCCACCGCGCACCTCGTCGTGTGCGTGGGCGCCGAGCCCCAGGCGGTCCTCACCGCGGCGCAGGCCACGCTCCGCGAGGGCCACGGCATGGAGCACGCGACGCTCCAGGTCGAGGCGCACCCGGCGCGGGAGTGCCACGCGGCGACCTGGTGACCGGAGCGGACCGACGCTCCGACGTCGCCGCGCCGCCCTCCCGACGGTCCGTCGGTTGTCCCGGGCCGCGCCGGACGCGACGATGGACCTCCGGTCCGCCCCCGCCCCGCGGGGGAGACCACCCGGACCCGACACCGGAGGAGCCACCGTGAGCAGCGACCGCACGACCAGCAACGTGATCGGTGGCGTCGCCGGCACCGGGA
This genomic stretch from Nocardioides renjunii harbors:
- a CDS encoding cation diffusion facilitator family transporter, with the protein product MGSGHGHTHAGARHRWRLAVAFGLVAAFFVVELVAGLLSGSLALLSDAGHMAADVVALGAALVATSIATRPDTTGRRTYGSYRAEVLASGFTVLLMLGVSAYVVVEAVRRAGTAVEVSSGPMLVVGAVGLLVNLVCLGLLRGGAQESINVRGAYLEVVADAAGSVGVLAAGMLVALTGASWWDTAVAVAIGAFVAVRALVLGREVLAVLGQHAPHDVDLAAVVRDLERVPGVAEVHDLHAWTLTSGMNVATAHLVVCVGAEPQAVLTAAQATLREGHGMEHATLQVEAHPARECHAATW